From Rhizobium sp. NZLR1, a single genomic window includes:
- a CDS encoding toxic anion resistance protein: protein MADTDLATIHNAALPVAAADPAEIARISDSINMTDRAGISVYGERAQQTVSDYADRILREVRNKDLGEIGRLLSDIILKSKGLDPASLKDKGFLSRIFLSAQARLERFKAEFEDVAGQIDRIGLELDRHKDTLRRDIALLDDLHEETRQSIMRLEAYVQAGKAFAERFRSVELPRLKAEAEAAATGPGGGMLEAQTYQDSLQALDRLEKRVFYLQQARQLGIQQLPQIRIVQAGDETLIENLQATSALTVPAWKQKMVILLGLTRQKSALELQKAVTDATNDMIRQASEMMKDQAIAIEQQSQRGIVDIDTLAKANRDLIDTISGVLQVQEEGRRKRAQAEQQMEQMTIELKTAMTKA, encoded by the coding sequence ATGGCCGATACAGATCTAGCGACTATTCACAACGCCGCCCTGCCGGTTGCTGCCGCCGATCCGGCGGAAATTGCCCGCATTTCCGACAGCATCAATATGACCGATCGCGCCGGCATCTCCGTCTATGGCGAACGCGCCCAGCAGACGGTCAGCGATTATGCCGACCGGATCCTGCGCGAGGTCCGCAACAAGGATCTCGGTGAGATCGGTCGCCTGCTAAGTGACATCATCCTCAAGTCCAAGGGGCTCGACCCGGCATCGTTGAAGGATAAGGGGTTCCTCAGCCGCATATTCCTCTCCGCACAGGCCCGGCTCGAGCGGTTCAAGGCGGAATTCGAGGACGTGGCCGGTCAGATCGACCGGATCGGCCTCGAACTCGACCGTCACAAGGATACGCTGCGGCGCGACATCGCGCTGCTCGACGACCTGCACGAAGAAACCAGGCAGTCGATCATGCGGCTCGAGGCTTATGTCCAGGCCGGCAAAGCTTTTGCAGAGCGCTTTCGCAGCGTCGAGCTGCCGAGGCTGAAGGCTGAAGCCGAGGCGGCCGCGACTGGCCCCGGCGGTGGCATGCTGGAAGCGCAAACCTATCAGGACAGCTTGCAGGCGCTCGACCGGCTGGAGAAGCGGGTTTTCTACCTCCAGCAGGCGCGTCAGCTCGGCATTCAGCAACTGCCGCAGATCCGCATCGTCCAGGCGGGCGACGAGACGCTGATCGAGAACCTGCAGGCGACCTCGGCGCTGACGGTGCCGGCCTGGAAACAGAAGATGGTGATCCTGCTCGGGCTGACGCGGCAGAAATCGGCGCTTGAGCTGCAGAAGGCGGTGACCGACGCCACCAACGACATGATCCGCCAGGCATCCGAGATGATGAAGGACCAGGCAATCGCCATAGAGCAGCAATCGCAACGCGGTATCGTCGATATCGATACGCTCGCCAAGGCGAACAGGGATTTGATCGACACGATATCGGGCGTGCTGCAGGTTCAGGAGGAGGGGCGCCGGAAACGGGCGCAGGCCGAGCAGCAGATGGAGCAGATGACGATCGAACTCAAGACGGCGATGACCAAGGCGTGA
- a CDS encoding substrate-binding domain-containing protein encodes MRALLSGLALLAALALAGCNPIAQGPNFSIVSGSENTVLQPIVEEFCKQKNATCTFKYEGTLDIGLALQSDQGVEQDAVWPASSVWVDMFDTRRRVKSLTSIAQTPVVLGVRRSKAEQLGWIGRDVFMKDILAAVENGSLKFLMTSATQSNSGASAYLAMLSSALGNKPVIEPGDLDDRAVQESVRSLLSGVVRSSGSSGWLADLYVASAGKGTVYDAMWNYEAVLKETNDKLAALSQEPLYAIYPADGVAMADSPIGFVDHGRGPEVQTFFNDLLAYLGSAPVQQRIADTGRRIPLTGVAAKPEPGWNFDPTRLVTAIRMPEPGVIRQALTLYQAALRKPSLTALCLDFSGSMQGDGEDQLQKAMRFLLTPDEASKVLVQWSPADQIIVIPFDGSVRNTFMASGNPLEQQGLLNEISRQKADGGTNMYACAERALQQIARTDKLSTYLPAIVIMTDGRSDDQSRAFMSEWIAMEPHVPIFGITFGDADKTQLDSLARQTSARVFDGGSDLATAFRTARGYN; translated from the coding sequence ATGCGAGCACTGCTTTCAGGCCTGGCGCTTCTTGCCGCTCTGGCTCTTGCCGGCTGCAATCCCATCGCTCAGGGACCGAATTTCTCGATCGTCTCGGGATCGGAGAATACCGTTCTGCAGCCGATCGTCGAGGAATTCTGCAAGCAGAAGAATGCGACCTGCACCTTCAAATATGAAGGCACGCTCGATATCGGCCTGGCGCTGCAGAGCGACCAGGGCGTCGAGCAAGATGCGGTGTGGCCGGCCTCCAGTGTCTGGGTCGACATGTTCGACACCAGGCGCCGCGTCAAGAGCCTCACCTCGATCGCCCAGACGCCGGTGGTATTGGGCGTGCGCAGGTCGAAGGCCGAGCAGCTCGGCTGGATCGGCAGGGATGTGTTCATGAAGGACATTCTCGCCGCCGTCGAAAACGGATCGCTGAAATTCCTGATGACATCGGCGACGCAATCCAACTCCGGCGCCAGCGCCTATCTTGCCATGCTGTCGAGCGCACTCGGCAACAAGCCGGTGATCGAACCCGGCGATCTCGACGACAGAGCAGTCCAGGAGAGCGTCCGCTCGCTGCTTTCAGGTGTCGTGCGCTCGTCCGGCTCGTCCGGCTGGCTTGCCGATCTCTACGTCGCATCCGCCGGCAAGGGCACGGTCTACGACGCTATGTGGAACTACGAAGCGGTGCTGAAGGAAACCAACGACAAGCTTGCCGCCTTGTCGCAGGAACCGCTTTACGCGATCTATCCGGCCGACGGCGTTGCCATGGCGGATTCGCCGATCGGTTTCGTCGATCATGGCCGCGGGCCGGAAGTCCAGACCTTCTTCAACGATCTGCTCGCCTATCTCGGCTCTGCTCCCGTACAGCAGCGCATCGCCGATACTGGCCGGCGCATTCCGCTGACCGGCGTTGCCGCAAAGCCGGAACCAGGCTGGAATTTCGATCCGACCCGGCTGGTGACCGCGATCCGCATGCCGGAGCCTGGTGTCATCCGCCAGGCGCTCACCCTTTATCAGGCAGCACTGCGCAAGCCGTCCCTGACCGCGCTCTGCCTCGATTTTTCCGGCTCGATGCAGGGCGACGGCGAGGACCAGTTGCAGAAGGCGATGCGTTTCCTGCTGACGCCCGACGAAGCGAGCAAGGTGCTGGTGCAATGGTCGCCCGCCGACCAGATCATCGTCATTCCCTTCGACGGCAGCGTGCGCAACACCTTCATGGCAAGCGGAAACCCGCTGGAGCAGCAAGGGCTGCTGAACGAGATTTCCCGGCAGAAGGCGGATGGCGGCACGAACATGTATGCCTGCGCCGAACGGGCCCTGCAGCAGATCGCCAGAACCGACAAGCTCTCGACGTATCTGCCGGCGATCGTCATCATGACCGACGGCAGGTCCGACGATCAAAGCCGGGCCTTCATGAGCGAATGGATCGCGATGGAGCCGCACGTGCCGATCTTCGGCATCACCTTCGGCGACGCCGATAAAACCCAGCTCGACAGCCTTGCCAGGCAGACGTCGGCGCGCGTGTTCGACGGTGGTTCGGACCTCGCCACCGCCTTCCGCACCGCACGCGGCTATAATTAG
- a CDS encoding 5-bromo-4-chloroindolyl phosphate hydrolysis family protein, with protein MRNWLGNDGNWIVAGLAASITVPLLSFIAGMPFWIAAIIALLLFAGLVILLAPRRLFEGLDIKSIGSGRVAFARDLLEAAIPFAQRLETAADAIGDRKTATAVRHLAEIAADVFRKVEAKPESANAVRRFLSYYLPRAAEVAEGSAVIEAKRVPDPKQLEEVRAVLVKLEEAFVHYADSLIDEALHTLDTDLRLIQASLKEDIGR; from the coding sequence ATGCGCAACTGGCTCGGCAATGATGGCAACTGGATCGTGGCGGGATTGGCGGCGTCAATCACCGTGCCACTGCTCAGTTTCATCGCCGGCATGCCATTCTGGATCGCCGCCATCATCGCCCTTCTGCTGTTTGCCGGCCTCGTCATTCTTCTGGCGCCGCGCCGGCTGTTCGAAGGCCTCGATATCAAGAGCATCGGCAGCGGCCGCGTCGCCTTTGCCCGCGACCTGCTGGAGGCCGCGATTCCCTTTGCCCAGAGGCTGGAGACCGCCGCCGACGCGATAGGCGATCGAAAGACGGCAACCGCCGTCCGGCATCTTGCCGAAATCGCCGCCGATGTCTTTCGCAAGGTCGAGGCCAAGCCCGAAAGCGCCAATGCCGTGCGGCGATTCCTCTCCTATTATCTGCCGCGCGCTGCCGAGGTGGCGGAAGGTTCTGCAGTCATCGAGGCTAAACGTGTTCCCGACCCCAAGCAGCTGGAGGAGGTCCGTGCCGTGTTGGTCAAGCTCGAAGAGGCCTTCGTCCATTATGCCGACAGCCTGATCGATGAGGCGCTGCATACACTCGACACCGATCTGCGCCTCATTCAGGCTTCGCTCAAAGAGGATATCGGACGTTGA
- a CDS encoding substrate-binding domain-containing protein has translation MALSRRAFGVGLLGAGIVGTGGYFAVKDRPELQGLLGTRTTLFGFVGGEKEAFLSDPDVIRALGGYGLTVDSRVAGSVEMVREQALLSQHPQFLWPSSSIMVDIARQNGIGIRNDRVVLNTPIVVYSWQPVVDGLIKAGLVTVTNEGHHQLDLKALLDAILAGVDWSKLGVNSLYGRARIVSTDPNRSNSGFMFAGLVLSLFSGNVATSGDLAAFGGKVQAIFRNMGFKSPSSGKLFDQYLAGGLGGEPMIVGYENQLVEWILADPARWERIKASAGAKPVVLYPRPTVYSAHPLIVVDENANRLIEALVSPKLQELAWTGHGFRGPLGTATGNADSAIGSLLPAEIDAILPMPDAGVMLSLLPTLAS, from the coding sequence ATGGCTCTTTCTCGCCGCGCTTTTGGAGTGGGATTGCTCGGAGCCGGCATCGTCGGCACCGGCGGTTATTTCGCCGTCAAGGACCGGCCCGAACTGCAGGGCCTGCTCGGCACCCGCACGACGCTGTTCGGCTTCGTCGGCGGCGAGAAGGAGGCATTCCTCTCCGACCCCGACGTCATCAGGGCGCTCGGCGGATACGGCTTGACGGTGGACAGCCGCGTCGCCGGCTCGGTCGAGATGGTTCGTGAACAGGCGTTGCTGTCGCAGCATCCGCAATTCCTCTGGCCGTCCTCTTCGATCATGGTCGATATCGCCAGGCAGAACGGCATCGGTATCCGCAACGACCGCGTTGTGCTGAACACACCGATCGTCGTCTATTCCTGGCAGCCCGTGGTCGATGGGTTGATCAAAGCGGGATTGGTCACGGTGACGAACGAAGGCCATCATCAGCTCGATCTCAAGGCGCTGCTCGACGCAATCCTCGCCGGCGTCGACTGGTCGAAACTCGGCGTCAATTCTCTTTACGGCCGCGCCCGCATCGTCTCGACCGATCCCAACCGCTCCAATTCCGGCTTCATGTTCGCAGGCCTCGTGCTCAGCCTTTTCAGCGGCAATGTCGCGACATCTGGCGATCTTGCCGCTTTCGGCGGCAAGGTGCAGGCGATCTTCCGCAACATGGGCTTCAAGTCACCGTCGTCAGGCAAACTTTTCGATCAGTATCTCGCAGGCGGCCTCGGCGGCGAGCCGATGATCGTCGGTTATGAGAACCAGCTGGTAGAATGGATTCTTGCCGATCCCGCGCGCTGGGAGCGCATCAAGGCAAGCGCGGGCGCAAAGCCGGTGGTGCTCTATCCGCGTCCGACCGTCTATTCGGCGCATCCGCTGATTGTCGTCGATGAGAACGCCAACCGGCTGATCGAAGCGCTGGTGAGCCCGAAGCTGCAGGAACTTGCCTGGACGGGACACGGCTTCCGCGGCCCCCTTGGGACCGCCACCGGTAACGCCGACAGCGCAATCGGCAGCCTGCTGCCGGCCGAGATCGATGCCATCCTGCCGATGCCCGACGCCGGCGTCATGCTGTCGTTACTGCCGACGCTGGCAAGCTGA
- the rpsB gene encoding 30S ribosomal protein S2 → MALPDFSMRQLLEAGVHFGHQTHRWNPKMKPYIFGDRNNIHIIDLAQTVPMLSRALQVVSDTVARGGRVLFVGTKRQASEIIADSAKRSAQYYVNSRWLGGMMTNWKTISNSIQRLRKLDEILNGEAQGFTKKERLNLEREREKLDKALGGIRDMGGTPDLMFIIDTNKEKIAIDEAKRLGIPVVAIIDSNCDPDLIDYPIPGNDDASRAIALYCELISRAAIDGIARQQGSSGRDLGASSEVPVEPALEEAAEG, encoded by the coding sequence ATGGCATTGCCCGATTTTTCTATGCGCCAGCTTCTCGAAGCAGGCGTCCACTTCGGCCACCAGACGCACCGCTGGAACCCGAAGATGAAGCCGTATATCTTCGGCGATCGTAATAACATCCACATCATCGACCTGGCTCAGACCGTTCCGATGCTGTCGCGCGCCCTGCAGGTCGTCAGCGACACCGTTGCCCGCGGCGGTCGCGTTCTCTTCGTCGGCACCAAGCGCCAGGCGTCTGAGATCATCGCCGACAGCGCCAAGCGTTCGGCCCAGTACTACGTCAACTCGCGTTGGCTCGGCGGCATGATGACGAACTGGAAGACGATCTCCAATTCGATTCAGCGCCTGCGCAAGCTCGATGAGATCCTGAACGGCGAAGCCCAGGGCTTCACCAAGAAGGAACGTCTGAACCTCGAGCGCGAGCGTGAAAAGCTCGACAAGGCCCTCGGCGGCATCCGCGATATGGGCGGCACGCCCGACCTGATGTTCATCATCGACACCAACAAGGAAAAGATCGCGATCGACGAAGCCAAGCGCCTCGGCATCCCGGTCGTTGCCATCATCGATTCGAACTGCGACCCGGACCTGATCGACTATCCGATTCCGGGTAACGACGACGCATCGCGCGCTATCGCTCTCTATTGCGAGCTGATCTCCCGCGCTGCCATCGACGGCATTGCCCGTCAGCAGGGCTCTTCCGGCCGTGATCTCGGCGCGTCCTCAGAAGTTCCGGTCGAGCCGGCTCTCGAGGAAGCAGCCGAAGGCTGA
- the tsf gene encoding translation elongation factor Ts: MSEITAAMVKELREKTGAGMMDCKKALAETGGDMEAAIDWLRAKGIAKADKKSGRTAAEGLIAVSSQGTKAVVVEVNSETDFVARNDAFQDLVRGIAKVAVSTDGTVDAVAAATYPASGKSVSDTIKDAIATIGENMNLRRSVALSVEDGVVATYIHNAVSDGLGKLGVLVALKSTGDKEALNAIGRQVAMHIAATAPLAIRPEEVDAAVAERERNVFIEQSRASGKPDNIIEKMVDGRMRKFFEEVALLSQAFVINPDLTVAAAVKEAEKAVGAPIEVAGMARLLLGEGVEKEETDFAAEVAAAVKG, translated from the coding sequence ATGAGCGAGATTACGGCTGCAATGGTGAAGGAACTGCGCGAAAAGACCGGCGCAGGCATGATGGACTGCAAGAAGGCCCTTGCTGAGACCGGCGGCGACATGGAAGCGGCGATCGACTGGCTGCGCGCCAAGGGCATCGCCAAGGCTGACAAAAAGTCGGGCCGCACTGCCGCTGAAGGCCTCATCGCCGTTTCCAGCCAGGGCACCAAGGCAGTCGTCGTCGAAGTCAACTCCGAAACCGACTTCGTCGCCCGTAACGATGCCTTCCAGGATCTCGTCCGCGGCATTGCCAAGGTCGCCGTCTCCACCGACGGCACCGTCGACGCCGTTGCGGCTGCGACCTACCCGGCATCCGGCAAGTCCGTTTCGGACACTATCAAGGATGCGATCGCAACGATCGGCGAGAACATGAACCTGCGCCGCTCGGTCGCGCTCTCCGTCGAGGACGGCGTCGTCGCCACCTATATCCACAATGCTGTTTCCGACGGCCTCGGCAAGCTCGGCGTTCTCGTTGCCCTGAAGTCGACCGGCGACAAGGAAGCTCTGAACGCAATCGGCCGTCAGGTCGCCATGCACATTGCCGCGACTGCGCCGCTGGCGATCCGCCCTGAGGAAGTCGATGCCGCCGTCGCCGAGCGCGAGCGCAACGTCTTCATCGAGCAGTCGCGCGCTTCCGGCAAGCCTGACAACATCATCGAGAAGATGGTCGACGGCCGCATGCGCAAGTTCTTCGAGGAAGTCGCCCTTCTCTCGCAGGCTTTCGTCATCAATCCCGATCTCACGGTCGCAGCCGCCGTCAAGGAAGCCGAAAAGGCCGTCGGCGCGCCGATCGAAGTCGCCGGCATGGCCCGCCTTCTGCTCGGCGAAGGCGTCGAGAAGGAAGAGACCGATTTCGCAGCCGAAGTCGCGGCTGCCGTCAAGGGTTGA
- the pyrH gene encoding UMP kinase: MSIEPVYKRVLLKASGEALMGSQGFGIDVAVADRVASDIAEARHMGVEVGVVVGGGNIFRGVAVASKGGDRVTGDHMGMLGTIINALALATSLRKLNIDTVVLSAISMPEICESFSQRATLYHLSMGRVVIFAGGTGNPFFTTDSAAALRAAEMGAEAIFKGTQVDGIYTADPKKYPDATRLDRLTHQEVLDRGLAVMDVAAVALARENSIPIIVFSIHEKGGFAEILTGGGLKTIVSDN; this comes from the coding sequence ATGTCTATAGAGCCTGTCTATAAACGCGTTCTACTCAAGGCTTCCGGCGAAGCGCTCATGGGTAGCCAGGGCTTCGGGATCGATGTTGCGGTGGCAGACCGCGTTGCATCCGACATCGCCGAGGCAAGGCATATGGGCGTGGAAGTCGGCGTCGTCGTCGGTGGCGGCAATATCTTCCGCGGTGTCGCGGTAGCGTCCAAGGGCGGCGACCGGGTCACCGGCGACCACATGGGGATGCTCGGCACCATCATCAACGCGCTGGCGCTGGCGACCTCGCTGCGCAAGCTGAACATCGATACGGTGGTGCTCTCGGCCATCTCCATGCCCGAGATCTGCGAGAGCTTTTCGCAGCGCGCAACCCTCTATCATCTGTCGATGGGACGCGTGGTGATCTTTGCCGGCGGCACCGGAAACCCCTTCTTCACCACCGATTCGGCCGCAGCACTGCGGGCTGCTGAAATGGGCGCGGAAGCGATCTTCAAGGGCACGCAGGTGGATGGGATCTATACCGCCGACCCGAAGAAATATCCCGATGCGACTCGCCTCGACCGCCTGACGCACCAGGAAGTGCTGGACAGGGGGCTTGCGGTGATGGACGTTGCCGCCGTCGCGCTCGCCAGAGAGAATTCCATTCCGATCATCGTCTTCTCGATCCATGAGAAAGGCGGTTTTGCTGAAATCTTGACGGGGGGTGGCCTCAAGACCATCGTCTCCGACAACTGA
- the frr gene encoding ribosome recycling factor encodes MSEGIDIKELKRRMDGAVSAFKSDIASLRTGRASANILDPVTIEAYGSRMPLNQVANITVPESRMLSVSVWDKSMVSAVERGIRESNLGLNPIVDGQSLRIPLPELNEERRKSLVKVAHDYAEKSKVAIRHVRRDGMDGLKKAEKDSVIGQDEGRAQSERVQKMTDETISEIDRLLGEKEKEIMQV; translated from the coding sequence ATGAGTGAAGGTATCGACATCAAGGAACTGAAGCGCCGCATGGACGGCGCGGTTTCGGCATTCAAGAGCGATATCGCATCGCTGCGCACCGGCCGTGCTTCGGCCAACATCCTCGATCCGGTGACGATCGAGGCCTATGGTTCGCGTATGCCGCTGAACCAGGTCGCCAACATCACTGTGCCCGAGTCGCGCATGCTGTCGGTTTCCGTCTGGGACAAGTCGATGGTCAGCGCCGTCGAGCGCGGCATCCGCGAATCCAATCTCGGCCTCAACCCGATCGTCGACGGCCAGAGCCTGCGTATTCCGTTGCCTGAGCTGAACGAGGAGCGCCGCAAGTCGCTCGTCAAGGTGGCTCACGACTATGCCGAAAAGAGCAAGGTCGCGATTCGACATGTTCGCCGCGATGGCATGGACGGCCTTAAGAAGGCCGAAAAGGATAGCGTAATCGGCCAGGACGAGGGCAGGGCGCAGTCGGAACGTGTACAGAAGATGACGGACGAGACGATTTCCGAAATCGACCGCTTGCTTGGCGAGAAGGAAAAGGAAATCATGCAGGTCTAG
- a CDS encoding isoprenyl transferase encodes MSESVFVTVPEHVAIIMDGNGRWAKQRGLPRTMGHRKGVEAVRETVRAAGAAGIKYLTLFAFSSENWRRPEAEVSDLLGLLKAFIRRDLAELHRQNVRIKVIGDRHSLRSDILGLLLEAEETTKDNTALTLVIAFNYGSRDEISRAVVSLARDVEAGRLRAQDITPALINARLDTAGIPDPDLIIRTSGEERLSNFLLWQAAYSEFIFVPEYWPDFSPEIFRSALEKFASRDRRFGGLSSQAAAVGT; translated from the coding sequence ATGTCGGAATCTGTATTTGTGACTGTGCCAGAGCATGTTGCCATCATCATGGACGGCAATGGACGTTGGGCCAAGCAGCGCGGCCTGCCGCGGACAATGGGCCACCGCAAGGGCGTCGAGGCGGTGCGCGAGACAGTACGCGCCGCCGGCGCGGCCGGCATAAAATATCTGACCCTCTTTGCCTTCTCCTCGGAGAACTGGCGCCGGCCGGAGGCCGAAGTCTCCGATCTGCTCGGTCTGTTGAAGGCCTTCATCCGGCGCGACCTCGCCGAACTCCATCGCCAGAACGTCCGCATCAAGGTGATCGGCGACCGCCACAGCCTGCGTAGCGACATTCTCGGCCTGCTGCTGGAGGCGGAGGAAACCACTAAGGACAATACGGCGCTGACACTGGTCATTGCCTTCAATTACGGTTCGCGCGACGAGATCTCCCGGGCTGTGGTGAGCCTGGCGAGGGATGTCGAGGCCGGCCGCCTGAGGGCGCAGGATATCACCCCCGCGCTGATCAACGCCCGTCTCGATACGGCGGGCATCCCCGATCCGGATCTCATCATCCGCACCAGCGGCGAGGAGCGGCTTTCCAACTTCCTGCTTTGGCAGGCCGCCTACTCAGAATTCATCTTCGTTCCGGAATACTGGCCGGATTTCAGCCCTGAGATCTTCCGCTCGGCGCTCGAGAAGTTCGCCTCTCGCGACCGGCGCTTCGGCGGTCTGTCGTCGCAGGCAGCCGCGGTTGGCACCTGA
- a CDS encoding phosphatidate cytidylyltransferase, with the protein MQQELKLRIVSGLILAAIVLAATWYGGFAFRILAAVIGLLIYYEWSTITGIARDWVANTVGWIGQAAIAFLVLIGNFEFAAGMLAGVTAVGIALIILHGTSRWLPVGLFYAGATGLALAAIRSDDRPGFYAMLFVFAVVWATDILAYFVGRALGGPKLAPSISPGKTWSGAIGGAVSAVAAGVVLVHFLLPGAEIIAAVAALVLSVCSQSGDLFESFIKRKFGVKDSSRLIPGHGGVMDRVDGLIFACFSAFLLAGLFSLIKGTAMTSLGAALFGL; encoded by the coding sequence ATGCAGCAGGAATTGAAGCTCCGCATCGTTTCAGGACTGATTCTTGCGGCCATCGTTCTTGCAGCCACCTGGTATGGCGGGTTTGCCTTCCGCATTTTGGCGGCGGTGATCGGCCTACTGATCTATTATGAATGGTCGACAATCACCGGCATCGCGCGTGATTGGGTCGCCAATACAGTCGGCTGGATCGGCCAGGCGGCGATCGCCTTCCTCGTGCTTATCGGCAATTTCGAATTCGCCGCCGGCATGCTGGCCGGCGTCACTGCTGTCGGCATAGCGCTGATCATCCTGCATGGCACCAGCCGCTGGCTGCCGGTAGGCCTGTTTTATGCCGGTGCCACCGGCCTGGCGCTCGCTGCGATCAGAAGCGACGACCGGCCTGGCTTTTACGCGATGCTCTTCGTCTTTGCCGTCGTCTGGGCAACCGACATCCTTGCTTATTTCGTCGGCAGGGCGCTTGGCGGACCGAAGCTTGCCCCTTCGATCTCGCCGGGAAAAACATGGTCGGGCGCAATCGGCGGCGCCGTTTCGGCGGTCGCAGCCGGTGTGGTTCTCGTCCATTTTCTTCTTCCGGGCGCTGAAATCATCGCCGCGGTCGCAGCACTCGTTCTTTCGGTTTGCAGCCAGTCGGGAGATCTGTTCGAATCTTTCATCAAGCGAAAATTCGGCGTCAAGGATTCAAGCCGTCTCATTCCGGGTCATGGCGGCGTCATGGATCGGGTAGACGGACTGATTTTTGCCTGTTTTTCGGCGTTCTTGCTTGCTGGATTATTTTCCCTGATAAAGGGGACTGCGATGACGTCGCTCGGCGCGGCATTGTTCGGCCTTTGA
- the rseP gene encoding RIP metalloprotease RseP, with protein sequence MEVMADIYAFLMGNIVTFILVLSLLVFVHEMGHYLVGRWSGIRILAFSVGFGPEIFGFTDRHGTRWKISVIPLGGYVRFFGDEDASSKPDTDKIAAMSEEDRARSFAGAKLWKRAATVAAGPIANFLLAIAIFTVLFSVYGRSVADPVVAEVKPDGVAAAAGILPGDLLVAIDGGKVETFDDVRRYVAIRPSQTIVVTIERGGQKLDLPMVPQRVDTTDQFGNKIELGQIGIVTNKEVGNFRLQTYTPLQALRESVIETRDIVTGTFKYIGNIFRGTMRADQLGGPIRVAQASGQMAKLGIGAVLQLAAMLSVSIGLLNLMPVPVLDGGHLMFYAVEAVRGKPLGAKAQEIAFRIGLAMILTLMVFTTWNDIGLS encoded by the coding sequence ATAGAAGTGATGGCCGATATATACGCATTCCTAATGGGGAATATCGTCACCTTCATCCTCGTGCTTTCGTTGCTTGTCTTCGTGCACGAGATGGGCCATTACCTCGTCGGGCGCTGGAGCGGTATCCGCATCCTTGCCTTCTCAGTCGGTTTCGGTCCGGAAATATTCGGCTTCACCGACCGTCATGGAACGCGCTGGAAGATCTCGGTGATCCCGCTTGGCGGTTACGTCCGTTTTTTCGGCGACGAGGACGCCTCGAGCAAGCCCGACACCGACAAGATCGCCGCCATGTCCGAGGAGGATAGGGCGCGCTCCTTTGCCGGAGCAAAGTTGTGGAAACGTGCAGCGACGGTTGCCGCCGGCCCGATCGCCAATTTCTTGCTGGCGATCGCCATCTTCACCGTTCTTTTCTCGGTCTACGGCCGCTCGGTCGCCGATCCCGTCGTTGCCGAGGTCAAACCGGATGGCGTGGCGGCTGCCGCCGGCATCCTTCCCGGCGATCTCTTGGTCGCCATCGACGGCGGCAAGGTCGAGACTTTCGACGACGTGCGCCGCTATGTCGCTATCCGCCCGAGCCAGACGATCGTCGTCACCATCGAGCGCGGCGGTCAGAAGCTCGACTTGCCGATGGTGCCGCAACGCGTCGACACGACCGACCAGTTCGGCAACAAGATCGAGCTCGGCCAGATCGGCATCGTCACCAACAAGGAGGTCGGCAATTTCCGCCTGCAGACCTATACGCCGCTCCAGGCGCTGCGTGAGAGTGTGATCGAGACCCGGGACATCGTCACCGGCACCTTCAAATATATCGGCAATATTTTTCGCGGAACGATGCGGGCCGATCAACTGGGCGGGCCGATCCGCGTGGCGCAAGCTTCGGGCCAGATGGCAAAGCTTGGTATAGGGGCAGTGTTGCAGCTCGCCGCCATGCTTTCGGTTTCGATAGGATTGCTTAACCTGATGCCGGTTCCGGTACTTGATGGCGGCCACCTGATGTTCTATGCGGTGGAAGCGGTGAGAGGAAAACCGCTGGGCGCCAAGGCTCAGGAAATCGCATTTCGCATTGGCTTGGCGATGATATTAACATTGATGGTTTTCACGACCTGGAACGACATTGGCCTGAGCTAA